From a region of the Cervus canadensis isolate Bull #8, Minnesota chromosome 33, ASM1932006v1, whole genome shotgun sequence genome:
- the LOC122434154 gene encoding LOW QUALITY PROTEIN: olfactory receptor-like protein OLF2 (The sequence of the model RefSeq protein was modified relative to this genomic sequence to represent the inferred CDS: inserted 2 bases in 1 codon), whose amino-acid sequence MDGENCTSLTEFLLLGISSSRVIKVTLFTTFLVVYIIILIANLGMIVLVRTDPQLHTPMYFFLSHLSFSDLCYSTAIGPRMLVGFLIKNKSISFYGCALQFLIFCTFADSECLLLAVMAYDRYMAISNPLLYXVKMSGKLCSLLMAGVYMVGITDALTITILTFHLCFCGSNEINHFFCDVPPLLLLSSSDTQVIELVIFIIFGFIELITLSGLFVSYCYIILAVIKIRSAEGRFKAFSTCTSHLTAVAIFQGTLIFMYFRPSTSYSLDEDKMTSLFYTLVIPMLNPLIYSLWNKDVKEALMKCKNKKWFH is encoded by the exons atggaTGGGGAAAATTGCACTTCCTTGACAGAATTCCTTCTCTTGGGAATTAGTAGTAGCCGGGTAATCAAAGTGACTCTATTTACCACGTTTCTGGTTGTTTATATCATTATTCTCATTGCAAATCTTGGGATGATCGTTTTAGTTAGAACAGACCCCCAGCTGCACacacccatgtactttttcctcagcCACCTCTCCTTCAGTGACCTCTGCTATTCCACAGCCATTGGACCCAGGATGCTGGTAGGCTTCCTCATCAAGAACAAATCAATCTCCTTCTATGGCTGTGCTCTGCAATTCCTGATCTTCTGTACCTTTGCAGATTCTGAGTGTCTACTGTTGGCAGTCATGGCCTATGATCGGTACATGGCTATTAGCAACCCCTTGCTTTA AGTCAAGATGTCTGGCAAGTTGTGCTCGCTGCTGATGGCTGGGGTTTACATGGTGGGAATTACGGATGCTTTGACAATTACAATATTAACTTTCCACTTATGTTTCTGTGGGTCAAATGAAATTAACCATTTCTTCTGTGATGTTCCTCCTCTCCTCTTGCTATCTAGCTCAGATACACAGGTCATTGAATTAgtgatatttatcatttttggCTTCATTGAACTGATTACACTTTCAGGTCTTTTTGTGTCTTACTGTTACATCATCCTAGCAGTGATAAAGATTCGCTCTGCTGAAGGGAGGTTCAAGGCTTTCTCCACCTGCACCTCCCACCTAACTGCTGTGGCAATTTTCCAGGGAACTCTGATCTTCATGTATTTCAGGCCAAGTACTTCCTACTCTCTAGACGAAGATAAAATGACCTCCTTGTTTTATACCCTTGTGATTCCCATGTTAAATCCTCTGATTTACAGCCTATGGAACAAAGATGTGAAAGAGGCTCTgatgaaatgtaaaaataaaaaatggttcCACTGA
- the LOC122434098 gene encoding olfactory receptor-like protein OLF2 translates to MTAENCTVFTDFIFLGLSSRQDVQQGLFLLFLLVYGVTVVANVGMILLIKVDPRLHTPMYYFLSNLSFCDICYSSTISPKMLADFLSEQKRIPYDVCAIQMYFFGAFADVECLMLAVMAYDRYIAICNPLLYTIAMSRGICTQLVVIAYIVGLVDSAVHTFCTFRLSFCKSNIINHFFCDIPPLLALSSSDTSINEIVMFTFIGCVVGTSIITVLLSYSYIITTILRMNSTEGRHKAFSTCASHLTAVAIFHGTLLFMYFRPSSSYSMDTDKTASVFYTVVIPMLNPLIYSLRNKDVKGALKKAINTKLCSG, encoded by the coding sequence ATGACTGCTGAGAACTGCACTGTGTTTACTGACTTCATATTCTTAGGACTTTCCAGTAGGCAAGATGTGCAGCAGGGGctcttcctgctcttcctgcTGGTTTATGGTGTGACTGTGGTTGCCAATGTTGGGATGATCCTGCTGATCAAGGTGGACCCCAGACTGCACACACCCATGTATTATTTCCTGAGCAATCTGTCCTTCTGTGACATCTGCTATTCTTCTACTATCTCTCCCAAGATGCTGGCTGATTTCTTATCTGAGCAAAAAAGGATTCCATATGATGTATGTGCCATCCAGATGTACTTTTTTGGAGCCTTTGCAGATGTGGAATGTCTCATGTTGGCTGTCATGGCTTATGACCGTTACATAGCCATTTGCAATCCACTTCTTTATACAATTGCCATGTCCAGGGGAATCTGTACCCAGCTTGTGGTTATTGCCTACATCGTAGGCTTGGTTGATTCGGCAGTCCACACCTTTTGTACATTTCGGTTGTCATTCTGCAAATCCAATATCATCAATCACTTTTTCTGTGACATCCCACCATTACTAGCCCTCTCCTCCTCAGATACATCCATCAATGAGATTGTGATGTTCACTTTTATTGGCTGTGTTGTGGGGACCAGCATTATCACTGTCCTCCTCTCCTACAGTTACATCATAACAACCATCCTTAGGATGAACTCAACAGAGGGGAGACACAAAGCCTTCTCTACATGTGCCTCCCACTTAACCGCTGTGGCTATATTTCATGGCACACTCCTGTTCATGTATTTCAGACCCAGCTCCAGTTACTCCATGGACACAGACAAAACGGCCTCTGTCTTTTACACAGTTGTCATCCCTATGTTAAACCCACTCATCTACAGCTTAAGGAATAAGGATGTAAAAGGTGCCCTAAAAAAAGCAATCAACACTAAATTATGTTCTGGGTGA